In Triticum aestivum cultivar Chinese Spring chromosome 5B, IWGSC CS RefSeq v2.1, whole genome shotgun sequence, the following proteins share a genomic window:
- the LOC123112751 gene encoding uncharacterized protein isoform X2, which yields MSGLTFLDVYFIQRATTLRRLSTANNPMTLHQDNLILGGQRSGKDENGIPDYNDGGSDMDLLMLSAGILDVLEALPYTRATFGTCVGSSLCQCNLHLSADYVDQEPGCIMHQCCFLMTTAMPNAPSPEDEVKKKNWDCQLCICNCTDPRSMRLAGKEP from the exons ATGAGTGGGTTGACTTTTCTTGATGTGTATTTTATACAACGAGCAACTACCTTGCGCCGTCTTTCAACCGCCAACAATCCCATGACCCTGCATCAG GACAATTTGATTTTGGGAGGACAAAGGTCAGGCAAGGATGAGAATGGGATACCAGATTACAACGATGGAGGCTCGGACATGGATCTGCTCATGCTCTCAGCGGGAATACTGGATGTTCTCGAAGCTTTGCCATACACACGTGCTACTTTTGGCACTTGTGTGGGCTCCAGTTTGTGTCAATGCAATTTGCATCTATCAGCGGATTATGTCGATCAG GAACCAGGTTGTATAATGCACCAATGCTGCTTTCTGATGACGACGGCAATGCCAAACGCACCATCACCTGAG GATGAAGTGAAGAAGAAGAATTGGGATTGTCAATTGTGTATTTGCAATTGTACAGATCCGAG GTCTATGCGATTGGCGGGGAAGGAACCATGA
- the LOC123112751 gene encoding uncharacterized protein isoform X1: protein MSGLTFLDVYFIQRATTLRRLSTANNPMTLHQDNLILGGQRSGKDENGIPDYNDGGSDMDLLMLSAGILDVLEALPYTRATFGTCVGSSLCQCNLHLSADYVDQEPGCIMHQCCFLMTTAMPNAPSPEVYAIGGEGTMRGAVAIFKEIKRHGLRISITWIPKTVDIGIIDRSFVFQTAVEITQHAINRHMWRL, encoded by the exons ATGAGTGGGTTGACTTTTCTTGATGTGTATTTTATACAACGAGCAACTACCTTGCGCCGTCTTTCAACCGCCAACAATCCCATGACCCTGCATCAG GACAATTTGATTTTGGGAGGACAAAGGTCAGGCAAGGATGAGAATGGGATACCAGATTACAACGATGGAGGCTCGGACATGGATCTGCTCATGCTCTCAGCGGGAATACTGGATGTTCTCGAAGCTTTGCCATACACACGTGCTACTTTTGGCACTTGTGTGGGCTCCAGTTTGTGTCAATGCAATTTGCATCTATCAGCGGATTATGTCGATCAG GAACCAGGTTGTATAATGCACCAATGCTGCTTTCTGATGACGACGGCAATGCCAAACGCACCATCACCTGAG GTCTATGCGATTGGCGGGGAAGGAACCATGAGAGGAGCAGTGGCGATATTCAAAGAGATTAAACGGCATGGTTTGAGGATATCCATTACATGGATCCCCAAAACTGTGGACATCGGCATCATAGACAGGTCGTTTGTGTTCCAAACTGCAGTGGAGATTACTCAGCATGCGATCAACCGGCACATGTGGAGGCTGTGA
- the LOC123112751 gene encoding uncharacterized protein isoform X3 → MDLLMLSAGILDVLEALPYTRATFGTCVGSSLCQCNLHLSADYVDQEPGCIMHQCCFLMTTAMPNAPSPEVYAIGGEGTMRGAVAIFKEIKRHGLRISITWIPKTVDIGIIDRSFVFQTAVEITQHAINRHMWRL, encoded by the exons ATGGATCTGCTCATGCTCTCAGCGGGAATACTGGATGTTCTCGAAGCTTTGCCATACACACGTGCTACTTTTGGCACTTGTGTGGGCTCCAGTTTGTGTCAATGCAATTTGCATCTATCAGCGGATTATGTCGATCAG GAACCAGGTTGTATAATGCACCAATGCTGCTTTCTGATGACGACGGCAATGCCAAACGCACCATCACCTGAG GTCTATGCGATTGGCGGGGAAGGAACCATGAGAGGAGCAGTGGCGATATTCAAAGAGATTAAACGGCATGGTTTGAGGATATCCATTACATGGATCCCCAAAACTGTGGACATCGGCATCATAGACAGGTCGTTTGTGTTCCAAACTGCAGTGGAGATTACTCAGCATGCGATCAACCGGCACATGTGGAGGCTGTGA